Genomic DNA from Musa acuminata AAA Group cultivar baxijiao unplaced genomic scaffold, Cavendish_Baxijiao_AAA HiC_scaffold_806, whole genome shotgun sequence:
TTATTGTTACTGGGAGGGTGCGGGAGAGAATCAATGGTTATCAAACATAAGAAAGCATAGGAACAGTAGAATTTTTTTAAAGACTAGCAAAAgtacattaaaaaaaatgattcgcCACGACCACTTAGAAATCTCAAGAGCTGAAACTACAAGATTAAGAACTAGAGACAGTTACGATTAGAAACTTCACTTATATAGACATATGGTATGACTTTTCTGGCCTCGGATCATTTTACTATCAGATATAAAAATATCTTACCAGTTCCAGCATCACCATGATGTTCCAAGTGTTTATAAATTTCCAAAGGCGCAGAGTACCCATTAAGAATTGAGAATGTGCGGCTATGTGAGGCACACAATATAAGGCCAAGAAAGATGGGTCTAAGTCCTTTTGCAATCTGTACAGGCAGCCAAGTAGACATCAAGCAGTCTTATGGTTACTCGATCAATCACTGACCTAAAAGATAAGACAGGAGACATTAAATGTACCTGAACAATAAGTGTGTCTTCAACTGCATACTTGTCACGGAAAAGATCAGGAAAACTATCAATGACAGCTGTTGCTGCAATGCATATAAGTGGATAGATTGGATAGAGAAACCTGTAACGCCACAAAACAGACCTTAAAACTGCTAAAGTTAAGATGCAACCTACTGTTATCAACAAATAAGACGAAAACACCTACAGGGACTGGTGATATTTCTAAATGCAAATGTATGCCATTTATGATGCAATCACAGAGAAGATTAACATTGACGATGAGAAATGAGACAAATGGAAGTAAAGAAACAGTGATAGAATGGATAATGAAGAGGCTCATGAACTTGGTAAGTTGCAAGTCAAGGGAAGTTTGACTTGTCCTTTGTCCCAAACAAAGGACACAAAACACTTCAATACTAACATTCAGACAAAGCCATAACAATGATATGGAAAATGACAACAACTAACAACCATTGTAAACATGTTCAAAATCAATCAGGCATGATTCAAATAATTAACCTTATAGAGTGACAATTTTCTAACAAGAACTGTAGATAAATCTGATGATTTGTATGGTACAGAGTGGAAGAAAAAGTGGCTATTACCTTTCTTCTTTATGAGCCTGCAATGACATAAAAGCCAACCAAATATACATGGGAGAGACCACAATGAGCAAATCCGGGGCATATTTCTTCCTCGCAATAGGTAAAATCGCCAAGAAAAGTAAAGCAAGAATGAAGCAGAAATTAAAGTTGTTAAATCCATTCCTAAAATAAAACAAGGGTCCTTCAGTTCCATATAAGTGGCTCTGACCACCTCCTGACACATTATACTGCACCAGGTTGAATACCGAAGATGTCCATCTTGCGTAGCAGTAATAGTCAGCAAGCAATGAGAAAGCCTGGTAACAGAACCCAAAGTCATAACCATAACAAAACTGGATGTGGTAGTTATAGAGCAGAGGTGGAAAAAGAAATCAGTTCATGGTCAGATTTCTTACAAGAATAAGCACAGAGGTTAAAATCCCGGATAAAAATACTTTTTTGAATCCTCCCCTACTCAATGAATAGAATGTGATTGGAAGAAAAACTAGAATAGAGAAAGGCCAGCCGATGATCACTCCAGCAGCAGCAACAGATACAGCCATAGCATACTTCTGAAGAAGGAAGAGAGCTGATGAAAGAGTAACAGCATACATAGAGAAGCTACTAGGTAGAAAACCTGGAGAAGCATTCACAAAAATTAGAGAAGCAAACCATAGAGACAGGAAACAGATAAAATATTCAGCAGAACTGGTTGTCACAAAACAAGGATAAAAAGGAAAACATTTAATAGTTAAGAAAAGCAGGAAATTTGAAGTAAACAAAGCATTAACAGCAAAGAAAATGACAGATGACAGGATAAGAAACTCACTTGTACTTGCAAAGAAACAACCACTGGTTAGGCACAGCATTGCGAGTGTATACCATGCAAGCCTTTTCCCATATTTTCTTGAAAGGGCAACCACCAGAACTGTATCTGTGAAAGTCGAGACAAGACCAAGAAAAAGCCTTACTGAATAAAAGACTCGAACCTGAAATTTCATTAGTGAGGGAACATAATTAGTTAACAAAAACTTTTATATTGAGAATAAGCTAGAAAGAGAGCAAATCTACAATCTATGATGTTTTAATTCACCTTCTCCTCACTGTAGATCAAAGAAGCTGGTCCAGCCACCAAAGCATGGAAAAAGATGTATAAATATGACCGCAAAGCAAACTCAGAGCTGCACAAAGGTAAAAGatggttaaaaataaaaaaaaatgtaagGATTCACAATCCCCAAACCGTagatttttacaggtccttttaaGCCCAGTGTGAAGAATGTGAAAAGGGTTATTGGGCACACAACTTCATTCTATCAGGAGTTTTTAAAGAAttttcaaaataacataaaacaACCTAAAAGAGCCATGACCTAGTTTAGGTAGGTTCGACACCTTTTCTTTTCACTTTGAGCCATCTTAAGAACTTATAACATTCAAAGACAAGTATATAATAGAAAAAGTTCTAGGTACATGATGCATGGGAACTTCAGAAGAACAGTAAAAGTTAGATGTGCTTTTATTGTcaaaaattgaatttgaatggctgCTTGCCTCCAACTGGACTATCTAAAACATGATTTTGAGCCATCGTAGTAGCCTTTGGTGCTCCACCTACAATTGTCATCATGGCTAGAGCCTACTCTATAAGAACAACACTCTAAGAATATCCAATTAAACCAACATAGCATTCTCCTCAATCATCTCTTTTTTCTCCCTTCTCTTCCCTTCTCTCTTTCTACTCCATGTTTTAGCCCACACAATACTTGGCATAATATCTATTTGACTGTCTCATATACAGACATTCACCAATTTTCAGTAATTCCTACAATCACTGTACATGCTGATAGTAACCAATTCTGAAAAAACATATGATCTATCACCTCCGGCTCCTACAAATGTAAGGACCAAGAACACAATTTCTAAATTGTAATAACACTAGGACCCAGTGCTAATGAAAGCCAAAGAATCATGCTAATCAACAATCTCCACCTGGTCTTTATTTTACAAAAAGCTAACTAGTGCATCCACACCTACAATTGGACCATCTTTCATCATTCTTTTAAGCTTCTTTAATAGCCATTGGTGTTCCACCTAAATCATCTGACAGATCATGCCACACCTGTCCTTCTCATGCTAGCCATAATGCCACATGTCACCTTTAAAACACTACCCATGGTCTTGAAGTCTACTACATCAAGCAAAATTAGATGCTTTCATATTTTTGGGGCATACCTCACTCGCTAGAACATGGACTGTTCCATTGAACATCTTGATTCTCATCATCCCTAAATCAGCAACATTATTTGCTGAACAATCTGCCAACTGAACAGGGCCTTCTTTTATCTTCAAAGAAACAAAGTAAAAATCCTCCTACATCAAATATGCTGCAAACTATTAGAATCTATTATCCATGCATCATCAAAATTGTCGATACTCTTAGAGACAATTAGGACATCATTGTCTTCATCTCAGAAGCTGTCACATTTGCAATCACTTGGTTCTTTGTAGTAGCCCGATCTCGATTTTTCTTGAGCTTTTGCAGTCCTTCTTTCATCTTCTACTAGAtgtgtgttaggaccctttttctgagcttttgaataatgtttattgagtctgtttagtccagttgtttattgagtcagtttggttcaattagagtcaagtagaggtttatttaatatttatttattattagagttcaagtcctgatggactttgggtggaactctataaatagggatgtaactgcttcttttcagtaatatatgaaaaatactattattgtctttggacaaaccctaggaggtcgatcccctcgaagtgatcaaggagggtcgatcccctcgaagagatcaaggagggccgatcccctcgaagcgatcaaggagggccgatcccctcgaagcgatcattatcattcccttttctcccatttctttcacgataagaccttagggtcttatcatttggtatcagagcctacgataaga
This window encodes:
- the LOC135664156 gene encoding dol-P-Man:Man(6)GlcNAc(2)-PP-Dol alpha-1,2-mannosyltransferase-like, producing the protein MAVSAARQRRPPTADRDAPSSSSDRYSKEDKGEKKEEERVGVGWLLPALALGLLRHMSATSNIIHDCDEVFNYWEPLHYLLYKSGFQTWEYSSEFALRSYLYIFFHALVAGPASLIYSEEKVRVFYSVRLFLGLVSTFTDTVLVVALSRKYGKRLAWYTLAMLCLTSGCFFASTSFLPSSFSMYAVTLSSALFLLQKYAMAVSVAAAGVIIGWPFSILVFLPITFYSLSRGGFKKVFLSGILTSVLILAFSLLADYYCYARWTSSVFNLVQYNVSGGGQSHLYGTEGPLFYFRNGFNNFNFCFILALLFLAILPIARKKYAPDLLIVVSPMYIWLAFMSLQAHKEERFLYPIYPLICIAATAVIDSFPDLFRDKYAVEDTLIVQIAKGLRPIFLGLILCASHSRTFSILNGYSAPLEIYKHLEHHGDAGTGSVLCVGSEWHRFPSSFFVPSYVSEVRWVDDGFRGLLPFPFNSSFGGMGAAPPYFNDKNKASGDQYVKDTEVCTFFVELDLKRPFPARGTDLSTWETLAAIPFLDRELSPATYRSFFIPYKWQEKNVFGLYKLLKKIPKSGQAHT